In Pedosphaera parvula Ellin514, the sequence CGCGGAAGGTCTGCGTGTTTACAAATCTGTCGACCAATTGCCTGCTTTCAGGAGTTTGATCCTCGTTCAAGACCACCGTGGCCATGTGCTTTACGTCATTGTCCAAAGCGTAACCGAACGCGATCATCTCGACCAATGGCGGAAAGAACAGGAAAAACAGGGTCATTGGATCGCGCAATACCACAATGAATTCCTTGTAAAGAATGGCCCTAAACCCGCGAAAAATTTTGCTCATGCTTTGCCTTCCTTCGTTTGCCCATCGTTACGATTCGCCGTCAGTGCCACGAAAACATCCTCCAATGATGGCCCGATCGGATGGATGTCCACTTTAGTGATGCCGAGAGCAGCCAGTTGAGCACGCACGGTTTCTTCTGACATCTGTTCATCCACCAATAAATGCATCGATTGCCCAAACACGGTCGTATTCCGCACGCCGGGCATATGGCGCAAGGCTTGCATGGCCGCCGTCACATGTTCGCAGGTCACATCCCAGCGTTTCGTTCCCGGCGGATTGACTGACGGCAAATGCTTCAGCTCGTCCGGGACTCCGCACACGACCAGCTTGGACATGTGAATATATCCCACATGGGTGCAGCGCTCTGCTTCATCCATGTAGTGCGTCGTCACGAACAAGGTCATGCCCCGGCTCGAAAATTCAAACAACAAATCCCACAACTCCCGCCGCGCAACCGGATCAATTCCCGCCGTGGGCTCGTCAAGAAATAACACCGTTGGCTGATGCAACAAGGAACAAGCCATGGCCAATCTCTGCCGCCAACCGCCGGAAAGCAAGGCTGCCCGGCGGTTCATGTACGGCTCGATGTGAGTCAATGCCACCAGCTCATCCCGGCGCCTCGCAAGTGCTTCACCGCGCAGTCCATAAAGGCGGCCATAAAACATCAGGTTCTCGTGAACAGTCAGCTCATCATATAAAGAGAACTTCTGTGACATGTAGCCAATCATGCTCTTGATTTTGTCCGTCTCCCTGGCCACATCAAAGCCCGCAATTAATGCCCTGCCCTCCGTCGGCTCCAACAACCCGCATAGCATGCGAATCACGGTGGATTTACCGGAACCATTCGGCCCCAAAAAACCAAAGATGGAACCCTTTCCCACCTTGAAGCTGACATGATCAACAGCCGTGAACGAACCGAACTTTTTGGTCAGCCCTTCACATTCGATCATGGTTTCCGCAGCCATGGATGACTCACTTGGGTGGCGCTGGAACACCGGGAAAGGTTGCATCCGCAGACATGCCCGCGCGCAACTTGTCCTCTTCGTTTTTTAGGCGGATCTTCACTCCGAAAACCTGCTTAATGCGT encodes:
- a CDS encoding ABC transporter ATP-binding protein translates to MAAETMIECEGLTKKFGSFTAVDHVSFKVGKGSIFGFLGPNGSGKSTVIRMLCGLLEPTEGRALIAGFDVARETDKIKSMIGYMSQKFSLYDELTVHENLMFYGRLYGLRGEALARRRDELVALTHIEPYMNRRAALLSGGWRQRLAMACSLLHQPTVLFLDEPTAGIDPVARRELWDLLFEFSSRGMTLFVTTHYMDEAERCTHVGYIHMSKLVVCGVPDELKHLPSVNPPGTKRWDVTCEHVTAAMQALRHMPGVRNTTVFGQSMHLLVDEQMSEETVRAQLAALGITKVDIHPIGPSLEDVFVALTANRNDGQTKEGKA